A genome region from Halichondria panicea chromosome 15, odHalPani1.1, whole genome shotgun sequence includes the following:
- the LOC135349221 gene encoding thiopurine S-methyltransferase-like produces MTTLSPNFWNYQYKEGKDEWTSTTVDGTILKNFEHLHEASKLNILLPMCGKTGLLLSLADKGHKVVGIEWAELAIVQFFEEHGLAYVKKEDKDVTVYSAKNKDITLYCCDILLFNRLAGSFDLVIDHGSIGCVECKQEKRSSYAKIITSFLKPGGRIIFSFFDYIHSEHPSIPYAVTEDEVRLMYSEDSFKPLTLLQEIDVKEAMELFSVKEEDDVHFPLWELSRYSWKIVLLTKK; encoded by the coding sequence ATGACCACTCTTTCCCCTAACTTCTGGAACTACCAATACAAGGAGGGCAAAGATGAATGGACTAGTACCACAGTGGATGGAACAATCTTAAAAAACTTTGAACATCTTCACGAGGCCTCAAAGCTCAACATACTGCTCCCCATGTGTGGGAAAACAGGATTGTTGCTCTCTCTTGCTGATAAAGGACACAAAGTGGTTGGTATTGAATGGGCAGAGTTGGCTATAGTGCAGTTCTTCGAGGAACATGGCCTGGCGTATGTCAAGAAAGAGGACAAAGATGTCACTGTGTACAGTGCTAAAAATAAGGATATCACTctgtattgttgtgacattctTCTGTTTAATCGTCTGGCTGGAAGTTTTGATCTGGTTATTGACCACGGCAGTATTGGTTGCGTGGAATGCAAACAAGAAAAACGAAGTTCTTACGCCAAGATCATCACCTCATTTTTGAAACCAGGTGGCCGAATCATCTTCTCGTTCTTTGACTACATTCACTCAGAGCACCCAAGCATACCGTATGCCGTCACTGAAGACGAGGTTCGTTTAATGTACAGCGAAGACTCTTTCAAGCCCCTGACATTGTTGCAAGAGATTGACGTAAAGGAAGCAATGGAATTATTTAGTGTGAAAGAAGAAGACGATGTACACTTTCCACTCTGGGAACTGAGCCGTTACTCGTGGAAGATTGTACTCCTAACAAAAAAGTGA
- the LOC135349250 gene encoding thiopurine S-methyltransferase-like, producing the protein MTCLSPDFWNYEYKEGKDKWTSTKVDGMLMKNFERLDEASKLNILLPMCGKTGLLLSLVDKGHKMVGIEWAELAIVPFFEEHGLAYVKKEDKDVTVYSAKNKDITLYCCDILLFNRLAGSFDLIITSFLKPGGRIIFSFFDYIHSEHPSIPYAVTEDKVRLMYSEGSFKPLTLLQEIDVKDTMEFFSVKEGDDVHFPVWELSRYSWKIVLLMKK; encoded by the exons ATGACCTGTCTTTCCCCTGATTTCTGGAACTACGAATACAAGGAAGGCAAAGATAAATGGACTAGCACCAAAGTGGATGGGATGCTGATGAAGAATTTTGAACGTCTTGACGAGGCCTCAAAGCTCAACATACTGCTCCCCATGTGTGGGAAAACAGGATTGTTGCTGTCTCTTGTTGATAAAGGACACAAAATGGTTGGCATTGAATGGGCAGAGTTGGCTATAGTGCCGTTCTTCGAGGAACATGGCCTGGCCTATGTCAAGAAAGAGGACAAAGATGTCACTGTGTACAGTGCTAAAAATAAGGATATCACTCTGTATTGTTGCGACATTCTTCTGTTTAATCGGCTGGCTGGAAGTTTTGATCTG ATCATCACCTCATTTTTGAAACCGGGTGGCCGAATCATCTTCTCGTTCTTTGACTACATTCACTCAGAGCACCCAAGCATACCGTATGCCGTCACTGAAGACAAGGTTCGTTTAATGTACAGCGAAGGCTCTTTCAAGCCCCTGACGTTGTTGCAAGAGATTGACGTAAAGGACACAATGGAATTCTTTAGTGTGAAAGAAGGAGACGACGTACACTTTCCAGTCTGGGAACTGAGCCGTTACTCGTGGAAGATTGTACTCCTAATGAAGAAGTGA
- the LOC135348904 gene encoding uncharacterized protein LOC135348904 isoform X2 produces MDDSLGVTWSVVPEKNFNALIEQFKGKCHSWVVMLSTVQRIKSGAVEGNIFTNGWPKFSSLVLQCRSKELVVLDCYVLVEPDRSIIESFAEQLHKIIRSEERLYWIFANAGLAKDLQPLLQLKATQPGLATPSYCVDVLADLIFYYIPVTDVSTFTKEEPLLVPDDYVLRKLEDRHLEVVSTVWEYPVCGGIIPFLTDLVKLYHSVGVFTRLPSGIISETPIGWCLQYPNGEVGSLYVVEEYRRKGLAKIMVQHMCKLVVEDGEIPFISAEKNNFKPISLFLNVGFVELGNCVNLFCM; encoded by the exons ATGGATGACAGTTTGGGAGTCACTTGGAGTGTTGTTCCAGAGAAAAACTTCAATGCTTTGATTGAGCAGTTCAAAGGAAAATGTCACAGCTGG GTTGTGATGCTGTCTACTGTGCAACGGATAAAATCTGGAGCTGTAGAAGGGAACATTTTCACCAATGGCTGGCCGAAGTTCTCATCTCTTGTTCTTCAATGTAGATCAAAAGAACTG GTAGTGCTGGACTGTTATGTCCTAGTTGAGCCAGACAGAAGTATTATAGAGTCTTTTGCAGAACAATTACACAAGATAATAAGATCAGAAGAACGACTTTATTGGATATTTG CTAATGCAGGGCTCGCTAAAGACCTCCAGCCACTGTTGCAGCTGAAAGCTACCCAGCCTGGTCTGGCTACCCCTAGCTATTGTGTGGATGTGTTAGCAGATCTGATCTTCTACTATATTCCTGTCACTGATGTGAGCACGTTCACAAAAGAAGAGCCTCT GCTTGTCCCAGACGATTATGTATTGAGAAAACTTGAAGATCGACATTTAGAAGTTGTCTCCACTGTATGGGAGTACCCGGTATGTGGTGGAATAATTCCATTTCTTACAGACCTCGTTAAGCTCTATcacagtgtgggtgtgtttacGCGGCTACCCTCTGGTATCATCAGTGAAACACCAATTGGCTGGTGCTTGCAATACCCTAATGGAGAAGTGGGTAGTCTGTATGTTGTTGAAGAGTACCGAAGGAAAGGACTGGCCAAGATCATGGTGCAGCACATGTGCAAGCTAGTCGTTGAAGACGGAGAGATTCCTTTTATTTCTGCAGAAAAGAATAATTTTAAGCCCATTTCTCTTTTTTTGAATGTGGGTTTTGTTGAGTTAGGCAATTGTGTTAATTTATTCTGCATGTAG
- the LOC135349218 gene encoding transcription factor IIIB 90 kDa subunit-like: protein MSTICHVCGGTDIEYDQARGDAVCTSCGSVLEDNIIVSEVTFAESTGGGSSVIGQFVSAEHSKSHVSGGGFHHGMGRDSREITLQNAKRRIMDLGQRLRLNQHCIDSAFMFFKMALQMNLTRGRKSNIIDTACLYLVCRSEGTPHLLLDFSDVLQINVYALGRAFLKLSNALHINPPAIDPCLYIHRFAHKLELGDKTHEVSMTALRLVARMKRDWIHHGRRPSGLCGAALLVASRLHNFSRSVREVAKVVKLSEGTVRKRLGDFRDTPSSRLTIDEFLKVDLEQEHDPPSYLEAKKKAKAGVETKAHPLANNLKSVGAANTPTCDSSDSSDSDDSVGRREGSEGSEESVGGGTDDDEEGGGFSGIRMESVKDIIAKARYVESYLRGGTDADVGENLEELAQMVDDDQEPKDEEEVVDVPLTVDESLDDLDDNELDEMILSQEEVEIKSKLWLAENGDFLEEQKLRRQRVQQEKVEKDKQKKRHFKPRKPKASHSGLASTAGEAIERMLVEKRISSKINYDVLKDLADGFGSSASEINNLTNSSSQPVPQEDDVKDGVLPPITRTPLVARGRLPSLSARKRTFSTLEASPTMEPKLPRLQGSKERQRALPIYKPTLEPRSEHAEDLLPPVIDSSLDKLTTCEGVREVVVEESGPVQYDEEGLDDGEMEELAYEDDPLLQSDYEDEGNYFDE, encoded by the exons ATGTCCACTATATGCCATGTGTGTGGAGGTACTGATATCGAGTATGACCAGGCCAGAGGAGATGCCGTGTGCACTAGCTGTGGCTCTGTGCTGGAGGACAACATCATTGTCTCTGAGGTGACATTTGCTGAGTCCACTGGAGGAGGGTCCTCTGTCATTGGACAGTTTGTCTCCGCTGAGC ACTCCAAGAGTCATGTGAGTGGGGGTGGGTTTCATCATGGAATGGGCCGGGACTCCAGAGAGATCACACTCCAGAATG CCAAGAGAAGGATAATGGACCTGGGTCAGCGTTTGAGACTGAACCAGCACTGTATAGACTCGGCCTTCATGTTCTTCAAGATGGCTCTACAGATGAACCTCACCCGGGGGAGGAAGTCCAATATTATCGACACAGCCTGTTTATATCTGGTCTGCAGGAGCGAGGGCACTCCAC ATCTTCTCTTAGACTTCAGTGATGTTTTGCAG ATCAATGTGTATGCTCTGGGAAGAGCCTTTCTCAAATTGTCCAACGCTTTACACATCAACCCTCCAGCGATCG ATCCGTGTTTATACATCCACCGGTTTGCCCACAAGCTGGAGTTGGGTGACAAGACTCACGAGGTCTCCATGACGGCCCTTCGACTGGTCGCCCGGATGAAGAGGGACTGGATCCATCACGGCAGAAGACCCTCAGGGCTCTGTGGAGCAG CTTTGTTGGTTGCCTCTCGTCTTCACAACTTCAGTCGTAGTGTGCGTGAGGTTGCCAAGGTGGTGAAGCTCTCGGAGGGTACCGTTCGCAAGAGACTGGGGGATTTCCGAGATACGCCTTCCAGTCGTCTCACGATTGACGAGTTCCTCAAGGTTGACCTAGAGCAAGAACATGACCCACCCAGTTACCTGGAGGCCAAGAAGAAAGCTAAA GCTGGTGTTGAGACGAAGGCCCACCCTCTAGCCAACAATCTGAAGAGTGTGGGGGCGGCAAACACTCCGACTTGTGATTCTAGTGACTCTAGTGACTCTGATGACTCTGTTGGAAGGCGTGAGGGAAGTGAGGGAAGTGAGGAGAGTGTGGGTGGGGGAACTGATGACGATGAGGAGGGGGGCGGTTTCAGCGGCATACGGATGGAATCGGTGAAGGATATTATCGCCAAAGCAAGATATGTCGAGTCGTATCTTCGAGGAGGAACAGATGCGGACGTGGGGGAGAATTTGGAGGAGCTGGCCCAAATGGTTGATGATGACCAAGAGCCTAAAGATGAGGAAG AAGTGGTAGATGTTCCGCTGACTGTGGATGAATCGTTGGATGATTTGGATGACAACGAACTTGACGAG ATGATTCTGTCTCAAGAAGAGGTTGAGATTAAGAGCAAGCTGTGGTTAGCTGAGAATGGAGACTTCCTCGAGGAGCAGAAGT TGAGAAGACAGAGGGTGCAGCAAGAAAAGGTTGAGAAGGATAAACAAAAGAAA AGACACTTCAAGCCACGGAAACCAAAAGCGTCTCATTCGGGACTGGCCTCTACAGCTGGGGAAGCTATCGAGAGGATGTTGGTGGAGAAGAGAATATCCTCCAAAATCAACTACGATGTGCTCAAGGACCTAGCTGACGGGTTCGGCTCCTCTGCCAGCGAGATCAATAACCTTACTAACTCATCCTCACAGCCAGTACCACAGGAAGATGACGTTAAAGACGGTGTATTACCACCCATCACTCGGACACCACTGGTTGCTAGGGGAAGGCTGCCTTCACTGAGTGCCAGGAAGAGGACGTTTTCTACTCTTGAGGCATCACCAACTATGGAACCAAA GCTGCCAAGGTTACAAGGCTCTAAG GAGAGACAGAGAGCCCTGCCTATTTACAAGCCCACCCTTGAACCACGGTCAGAGCACGCTGAAGACCTCCTCCCTCCTGTGATAGACTCATCCCTGGAcaaactaactacatgtgagggtgtgagagAGGTGGTGGTGGAGGAGAGTGGGCCAGTACAGTACGATGAGGAGGGGCTAGACGACGGGGAGATGGAGGAGCTGGCGTACGAGGACGACCCTTTATTACAGAGCGATTATGAGGATGAAG GTAACTATTTTGACGAATAG